A portion of the Diceros bicornis minor isolate mBicDic1 chromosome 20, mDicBic1.mat.cur, whole genome shotgun sequence genome contains these proteins:
- the CASP14 gene encoding caspase-14, whose amino-acid sequence MSNPRPLEEEAYDMSGARLALTLCVTKAREGSEADLDALERMFQQLGFESTMKRDPTAQQFQEELEKFQQAMDAREDFVSCAFVVLMAHGVEGRLKGEDEQMVELESLFEVLNNKNCQALKAKPKVYIVQACRGEQRDPGETVGRDDIVMIAKDSPQTIPTYTDTLHVYSTVEGYIAYRNDKEGSCFIQTLVDVFTERRGPILELLTEVTRRMAEAELVQEGKARKVNPEIQSTLRKRLYLQ is encoded by the exons ATGAGCAATCCTCGGCCTTTGGAAGAG GAGGCATACGACATGTCAGGTGCCCGCCTTGCCCTGACGCTGTGCGTCACCAAAGCCCGGGAAGGTTCAGAGGCGGACCTGGATGCCCTGGAACGCATGTTCCAGCAGCTGGGATTTGAGAGCACCATGAAGAGAGATCCCACTGCCCAG CAATTCCAGGAAGAGTTGGAAAAATTCCAGCAGGCCATGGATGCCCGGGAAGACTTCGTCAGCTGTGCTTTCGTGGTGCTTATGGCACATGGGGTGGAAGGTCGTCTCAAAGGGGAGGACGAGCAGATGGTCGAGCTGGAGAGCCTCTTCGAGGTTCTGAACAACAAGAACTGCCAAGCCCTGAAAGCCAAGCCTAAGGTGTACATCGTGCAGGCCTGTCGAGGAG AACAAAGGGACCCCGGTGAAACAGTAGGTAGAGATGATATTGTGATGATCGCAAAAGACAGCCCCCAAACCATCCCAACGTACACAGACACGCTCCACGTCTACTCCACCGTGGAGG GCTACATTGCCTACAGAAATGACAAGGAGGGCTCCTGCTTTATCCAGACCCTGGTTGATGTGTTCACAGAGAGGAGAGGACCCATCCTGGAGCTTTTGACAGAG GTGACCCGGCGGatggcagaagcagagctggTTCAGGAAGGAAAAGCGAGGAAAGTGAACCCCGAAATCCAAAGCACACTTCGGAAACGGCTTTATCTACAGTAG